The Lycium ferocissimum isolate CSIRO_LF1 chromosome 1, AGI_CSIRO_Lferr_CH_V1, whole genome shotgun sequence genome includes a region encoding these proteins:
- the LOC132068560 gene encoding flavonol 3-sulfotransferase-like encodes MESSSLFTNSATKDNQQLPDIVISDLPKERGWLTEYIHPYKGFWYATPVLQGLIALQDNHFKLKPTDVLLASYPKSGTTWLKALLFAITNRPQYDFNTHPLLSSNPHELVPHLESYAFKYPTNPIPNSSLMHTHLAFNSLPVTDGSSKCKIVYVFRDAKDVLSSFWYFVQKLRPKDLPFISLPEAFDQFSKGYSPFGPFWDHVMGYYKASLEYPKMIYFLKYEDLKKDPKFHAKRLAEFLEKPFSLKEESEGTVEKIIELCSFEKLSNLEVNKEGTHTDFLFPTIANNIFFRQGKVGDSKNHLSKEMIEVLDEMTKQKLGLI; translated from the coding sequence ATGGAAAGCTCCTCTTTATTCACAAATAGTGCCACCAAAGATAACCAGCAACTTCCTGATATAGTAATCTCTGATCTTCCAAAAGAAAGAGGTTGGCTTACTGAGTACATTCACCCATACAAAGGCTTTTGGTATGCCACTCCAGTTCTTCAAGGTCTTATAGCTCTTCAAGATAACCACTTTAAGCTAAAACCAACTGATGTCTTACTAGCTAGTTACCCAAAATCTGGTACCACATGGCTCAAGGCCCTTCTTTTTGCCATTACAAATAGACcacaatatgattttaatacaCATCCTTTGCTCTCTTCAAATCCACATGAGTTAGTACCTCATTTAGAGTCCTATGCATTTAAGTACCCAACAAATCCAATACCAAATTCTTCTCTAATGCATACACATCTTGCCTTCAATTCTTTACCTGTAACTGATGGCTCCTCCAAGTGCAAAATAGTGTACGTTTTTCGCGATGCGAAAGACGTGTTATCTTCTTTCTGGTATTTTGTTCAAAAATTAAGACCCAAGGATCTTCCATTCATTTCTCTACCAGAAGCTTTTGACCAATTTAGTAAAGGGTATTCACCCTTTGGTCCATTTTGGGATCATGTAATGGGATATTATAAAGCCAGCTTAGAATATCCAAAGATGATTTATTTCTTGAAGTATGAGGACTTGAAGAAAGATCCAAAGTTTCATGCAAAGAGATTAGCTGAGTTCTTGGAAAAGCCATTTTCtttaaaggaagaaagtgaaggCACTGTAGAGAAAATAATAGAGCTTTGTAGCTTTGAGAAGCTGAGCAACTTGGAAGTGAATAAAGAGGGTACACACACTGATTTTCTTTTCCCTACTATTGCAAACAACATATTTTTCAGACAAGGGAAAGTAGGCGATTCCAAGAACCATCTTTCAAAGGAAATGATTGAAGTTCTTGATGAGATGACAAAGCAAAAGTTGGGTTTAATTTAA
- the LOC132061999 gene encoding G-type lectin S-receptor-like serine/threonine-protein kinase LECRK1, whose translation MSLDLLPFLLLILHHTNGQNSPNISIGSTFTAGNNCSLLSSCGGFAFGFYPVLDTLFLVGIWFNKIQERTLVWSANRDSPAETGSTISLTNGGQLVLNYANGNVQQIYSGAARLGIMQDDGNLVLRDIPVQIMFGKALSFPLIHFCQDKLYYQQQNSNSNSNSSGNLKYSAGKFMLEMQYDGKLVLSAYHFADPGYWLSSQANQGNGEVNLVFNQRNALLYLEKGQNNTIYSFQKNVPTPVEDHYHRATLDSFGNFQQYAHHKTNGRNWVRVWKILSEPCIVNAVCGAYGFCRSNDNETVDCECLPGYVFFDPCTPSNGCHPEAMINFCTNLSAANSKVEVVKDSDIPYQDVGDYEHYPDTDEEGCKKLVMDDCYAMAATLVNRTCYKKRTPILNAGKTSMTKGSISFIKVPTKSAKDGISARKKKSNTRAHLTAGLITSSSLAVLFGALALYCHPAPRRLIRRKWNPDSSRMHCCIDQ comes from the coding sequence ATGTCACTtgatcttcttccttttctcctTTTAATCCTTCATCACACCAATGGCCAAAATAGTCCAAATATTAGCATAGGCTCTACTTTCACTGCCGGCAATAATTGTTCTTTGTTATCCTCATGCGGGGGCTTTGCTTTCGGATTTTATCCTGTTTTAGATACACTTTTCCTAGTTGGAATTTGGTTCAACAAAATTCAGGAAAGAACACTCGTCTGGTCAGCAAATCGTGACAGTCCAGCAGAAACTGGATCAACTATTAGTCTAACAAATGGTGGCCAGCTTGTGCTCAACTATGCTAATGGCAATGTTCAACAGATTTATAGTGGGGCTGCAAGGTTGGGAATCATGCAAGATGATGGAAATCTTGTGTTGAGAGATATACCAGTTCAAATAATGTTTGGGAAAGCTTTAAGTTTCCCACTGATACACTTTTGCCAGGACAAACTTTATTATCAGCAGCAAAactctaattccaattcaaaCTCAAGTGGGAATTTGAAGTACTCTGCAGGGAAATTCATGCTGGAAATGCAGTATGATGGAAAGTTGGTATTATCAGCCTATCATTTCGCGGACCCAGGGTATTGGCTGAGTAGTCAAGCTAATCAAGGAAATGGCGAAGTGAATTTAGTTTTCAACCAGAGGAATGCATTGTTGTATCTTGAGAAAGGCCAGAATAACACAATTTATTCTTTTCAAAAGAATGTCCCAACCCCAGTTGAAGACCACTACCACCGTGCAACTCTAGACAGTTTTGGCAACTTCCAGCAGTATGCACATCATAAGACTAATGGTAGAAACTGGGTTAGAGTTTGGAAGATCCTTTCAGAGCCATGTATAGTGAATGCTGTTTGTGGGGCTTACGGATTCTGCAGATCAAATGACAATGAAACAGTTGATTGTGAGTGTCTTCCGGGATATGTCTTCTTCGATCCATGTACTCCCAGTAACGGATGTCATCCCGAAGCAATGATCAACTTCTGTACAAATCTGTCTGCAGCAAATTCCAAAGTGGAGGTCGTTAAGGATAGTGACATACCTTACCAGGATGTTGGGGATTATGAACATTATCCTGATACGGATGAGGAGGGATGCAAGAAGCTTGTGATGGATGATTGTTATGCCATGGCTGCTACTTTAGTCAATAGGACATGTTACAAAAAGAGGACTCCTATCCTCAACGCCGGTAAAACTTCTATGACCAAAGGTAGCATTTCCTTCATCAAGGTTCCCACGAAGTCAGCTAAAGATGGCATATcagcaagaaagaagaaatcCAATACCAGAGCCCATCTCACTGCTGGCCTTATAACCAGCAGTTCACTTGCTGTCCTATTTGGAGCCTTGGCTCTTTACTGTCATCCTGCTCCTCGGAGACTCATACGACGTAAGTGGAATCCTGATTCATCGAGAATGCATTGTTGTATCGATCAGTAA